A genomic segment from Actinoplanes sichuanensis encodes:
- a CDS encoding glycosyl hydrolase family 18 protein: MRTTPRRALITGAIVLASSVAVPMSQASAAAACATPWSATAVYVKDNVASQNGHNYTAKWWTQNESPATNSTQWAVWIDNGVCGGTTPTTPPTTTPPTTTPPTTPPTTPPTTPPTTTPPNTGSKWVVGYFAEWGVYGRGYHVKNIDTSGSASKLTHILYAFANTTGGRCTIGDSYADYEKAYTAAESVDGVADTWDQPLRGSFNQLRKLKKKYPGLKVIYSVGGWTWSGGFTQAAANPTAFADSCYSLVEDPRWADVFDGIDIDWEYPNACGLSCDASGPAAYANVITALRNKFGSSNLITSAISADGSNGGKLDVADYAAGIAKLDKVFPMTYDYFGAFNAQGPTAPHSPLTSYTGIPQAGFNSDAAIQKLKSKGVPAAKILLGIGFYGRGWTGVTQAAPGGSATGAAPGTYEAGIEDYKVLKTKCPATGTIGGTAYAFCGGNWWGYDTPSTIAGKLTYAKNQGLGGAFFWELSGDTTNGELITAIKSNL, from the coding sequence TTGCGTACAACCCCCCGCCGGGCGCTCATCACCGGCGCGATCGTGCTGGCGTCCAGCGTCGCCGTGCCGATGAGCCAGGCGTCCGCCGCTGCCGCCTGTGCCACCCCCTGGTCCGCCACCGCCGTCTACGTGAAGGACAACGTCGCCTCGCAGAACGGCCACAACTACACCGCCAAGTGGTGGACCCAGAACGAGTCGCCCGCCACCAACAGCACCCAGTGGGCGGTCTGGATCGACAACGGCGTCTGCGGTGGCACCACGCCCACCACCCCGCCGACCACCACCCCGCCCACCACCACGCCGCCGACGACCCCGCCGACGACGCCCCCGACCACCCCGCCGACCACGACGCCGCCGAACACCGGCAGCAAGTGGGTCGTCGGCTACTTCGCCGAGTGGGGCGTCTACGGCCGCGGCTACCACGTGAAGAACATCGACACGTCCGGTTCGGCGTCCAAGCTGACCCACATCCTGTACGCGTTCGCCAACACCACCGGCGGTCGCTGCACCATCGGTGACTCGTACGCCGACTACGAGAAGGCGTACACCGCGGCGGAGAGCGTCGACGGCGTCGCGGACACCTGGGACCAGCCGCTGCGTGGCTCGTTCAACCAGCTCCGCAAGCTGAAGAAGAAGTACCCGGGCCTCAAGGTGATCTACTCGGTGGGTGGCTGGACCTGGTCCGGCGGCTTCACCCAGGCGGCCGCCAACCCGACCGCCTTCGCCGACAGCTGCTACAGCCTGGTCGAGGACCCGCGCTGGGCGGACGTCTTCGACGGCATCGACATCGACTGGGAGTACCCGAACGCCTGCGGTCTCTCCTGCGACGCCAGCGGCCCGGCCGCCTACGCCAACGTGATCACCGCGCTGCGTAACAAGTTCGGCTCCAGCAACCTGATCACCTCGGCGATCTCCGCCGACGGCAGCAACGGCGGCAAGCTCGACGTGGCCGACTACGCGGCCGGCATCGCGAAGCTCGACAAGGTCTTCCCGATGACGTACGACTACTTCGGCGCCTTCAACGCGCAGGGCCCGACCGCCCCGCACTCGCCGCTGACCTCGTACACCGGCATCCCGCAGGCCGGCTTCAACTCGGACGCGGCGATCCAGAAGCTCAAGAGCAAGGGCGTCCCGGCCGCGAAGATCCTGCTCGGCATCGGCTTCTACGGCCGTGGCTGGACCGGCGTCACCCAGGCCGCCCCGGGCGGCTCGGCGACCGGTGCCGCACCCGGCACCTACGAGGCGGGCATCGAGGACTACAAGGTCCTCAAGACCAAGTGCCCGGCCACCGGCACCATCGGTGGTACGGCATACGCCTTCTGCGGTGGCAACTGGTGGGGCTACGACACCCCGTCGACGATCGCGGGCAAGCTGACCTACGCCAAGAACCAGGGCCTCGGCGGCGCGTTCTTCTGGGAGCTCTCCGGTGACACCACCAACGGTGAGCTGATCACGGCGATCAAGAGCAACCTGTAG
- a CDS encoding class II 3-deoxy-7-phosphoheptulonate synthase, protein MRREWHQLSHPGVGNPALQTSRPSTDSAEDEALGLDRWRSLPRVQMPPWPDMAEVAEVCKVLDNVPSIVAPYEVDQLRHRLAEVCEGRAFLLQGGDCAETFADNTESHLLANARTLLQMAVVLTYGASMPVVKVARVAGQYTKPRSAPTDSLGLPAYRGDMINSLEPDEAARIADPQRMIRAYANSAAAMNMLRAYLSGGLADLHGLHDWNKDFVRASPAGERYEAIAREIDRALDFIRACGMTDSEALRTVSLYCSHEALALEYDRALTRVSDGRAYGLSGHFLWIGERTRQLDHAHIDFISRIANPIGVKIGPGTSPETAIELCEKLNPENEPGRLTLISRMGNGKVRDALSPIVEKVHASGAKVVWQCDPMHGNTHESSNGYKTRHFDRVVDEVLGYFEVHRGLGTHPGGIHVELTGEDVTECLGGAQGIEDLDLPDRYETACDPRLNTQQSLELAFLVAEMLRG, encoded by the coding sequence ATGCGTCGTGAGTGGCATCAGCTCAGTCATCCCGGGGTCGGTAACCCGGCTCTGCAGACGTCCCGCCCGTCCACGGACTCTGCCGAGGACGAGGCTCTCGGCCTCGACCGGTGGCGCAGCCTCCCGCGCGTCCAGATGCCGCCCTGGCCGGACATGGCCGAGGTCGCCGAGGTCTGCAAGGTCCTCGACAACGTGCCGTCGATCGTCGCGCCCTACGAGGTCGACCAGTTGCGGCACCGGCTCGCCGAGGTGTGCGAGGGCCGTGCCTTCCTGCTCCAGGGCGGTGACTGCGCCGAGACCTTCGCCGACAACACCGAGAGCCACCTGCTGGCCAACGCCCGCACCCTGCTCCAGATGGCGGTCGTGCTCACCTACGGCGCGTCGATGCCGGTGGTCAAGGTGGCCCGGGTCGCCGGGCAGTACACGAAGCCCCGCTCCGCGCCGACCGACTCGCTCGGCCTGCCCGCCTACCGCGGCGACATGATCAACTCGCTGGAGCCGGACGAGGCGGCGCGGATCGCCGATCCACAGCGCATGATCCGGGCGTATGCGAACTCGGCCGCCGCGATGAACATGCTTCGGGCGTATCTTTCGGGTGGTCTCGCCGACCTGCACGGCCTGCACGACTGGAACAAGGACTTCGTCCGCGCCTCCCCGGCCGGCGAGCGCTACGAGGCGATCGCCCGCGAGATCGACCGCGCGCTCGACTTCATCCGCGCCTGCGGCATGACCGACAGCGAGGCACTGCGGACGGTCAGTCTGTACTGCTCGCACGAGGCCCTGGCCCTGGAGTACGACAGGGCGCTCACCCGCGTCTCCGACGGTCGCGCCTACGGCCTGTCCGGCCATTTCCTGTGGATCGGCGAGCGCACCCGGCAGCTCGACCACGCGCACATCGACTTCATCAGTCGGATCGCCAACCCGATCGGCGTCAAGATCGGCCCCGGCACGTCGCCGGAGACCGCGATCGAGCTGTGCGAGAAGCTGAATCCGGAGAACGAGCCGGGCCGACTCACCCTGATCAGCCGGATGGGCAACGGCAAGGTCCGCGACGCGCTGTCCCCGATCGTGGAGAAGGTGCACGCCTCCGGGGCCAAGGTCGTCTGGCAGTGCGACCCGATGCACGGCAACACCCACGAGTCGTCGAACGGCTACAAGACCCGCCACTTCGACCGGGTGGTCGACGAGGTGCTCGGCTACTTCGAGGTGCACCGCGGCCTCGGCACCCACCCGGGCGGCATTCACGTCGAGCTGACCGGCGAGGACGTCACCGAGTGCCTCGGCGGGGCCCAGGGCATCGAGGACCTCGACCTCCCGGATCGGTACGAGACCGCCTGCGACCCGCGCCTCAACACCCAGCAGAGCCTGGAGTTGGCGTTCCTCGTCGCCGAGATGCTCCGTGGCTGA
- a CDS encoding SCO2522 family protein: protein MTGPHTTFQEWSAQPRIERVPLSHVSIELGHLYREDFAGGIELLRRHFREIKPWVAAARDRAAALAGPGRRPRISTCFLIDDYFSAFSTPDEVIGRLVEAAGDNGLTIDYVAREAGCAEAGPVRPAELVLDRLVNEPPPGTDGLKPPAAASGWVTNGDRPPGSSAQPAMARRPAWQPPTENAKSLHSIYLAVEIFSRKPEGRQWSCPFLAAVWQLLRLGMLRDNGRPVAAPQPAGERLPATWESMPAVLRLNPDAQPFSAYRTLSVLARQFQNIEAAVGVVLGQVAVDEEVHQQVRIRAEEEGVVLPEGLVQRISYVFDGDSNRVP from the coding sequence GTGACCGGGCCGCACACGACGTTCCAGGAGTGGTCGGCCCAGCCACGTATCGAGCGGGTGCCCCTGTCACACGTCTCGATCGAGCTGGGGCACCTCTACCGGGAGGACTTCGCGGGCGGCATCGAGCTGCTGCGCCGGCATTTCCGGGAGATCAAGCCGTGGGTCGCCGCCGCCCGCGACCGGGCCGCCGCGCTGGCCGGGCCGGGCAGACGCCCGCGGATCAGCACGTGCTTCCTGATCGACGACTACTTCAGCGCGTTCAGCACTCCCGACGAGGTGATCGGCCGGCTGGTCGAGGCGGCCGGCGACAACGGGCTCACCATCGACTACGTGGCCCGGGAGGCCGGCTGCGCCGAGGCCGGCCCGGTCCGGCCCGCCGAGCTCGTGCTCGACCGGCTGGTCAACGAGCCGCCACCGGGCACCGACGGTCTCAAGCCACCGGCGGCGGCGAGCGGCTGGGTCACCAACGGCGACCGGCCGCCCGGCTCTTCCGCGCAGCCGGCGATGGCCCGTCGCCCGGCCTGGCAGCCCCCGACGGAGAACGCCAAGAGCCTGCACTCGATCTACCTGGCGGTGGAGATCTTCTCGCGGAAGCCGGAGGGCCGGCAGTGGTCGTGCCCGTTCCTGGCCGCGGTCTGGCAGTTGCTGCGGCTCGGCATGTTGCGGGACAACGGACGGCCGGTGGCGGCCCCGCAGCCGGCCGGCGAGCGGCTGCCGGCCACGTGGGAGTCGATGCCGGCGGTCCTGCGGCTCAACCCGGACGCCCAGCCGTTCAGCGCGTACCGGACGCTGTCGGTACTGGCCCGGCAATTCCAGAACATCGAGGCGGCGGTCGGGGTGGTGCTGGGCCAGGTCGCCGTCGACGAGGAGGTCCACCAGCAGGTCCGGATCCGGGCCGAGGAGGAGGGCGTCGTGCTGCCCGAGGGCCTGGTGCAACGGATCTCGTACGTCTTCGACGGCGACAGCAACCGGGTGCCCTGA
- a CDS encoding DUF429 domain-containing protein encodes MSIHVIGVDAYALGWVGVELRDGAFGRAVLAATLYEIVAGSSGAAVIGVDIPLGMLPDRWRAADTLAADQLGPRRGSVFRVPPRAVWQEPDFASANRLCRELTGAGLSRQSWALRPKLLEANAIWERHPGLLFEAHPEVSFRTMAGEPLPHAKKTWSGQARRRELLARNGIVLPDKLGPAGQAPPDDILDAAAVAWTAHRVATGAALSHPSPPEEENGSRIAIYY; translated from the coding sequence ATGAGCATCCACGTGATCGGCGTCGACGCGTACGCGCTCGGATGGGTCGGCGTCGAACTGCGCGACGGGGCCTTCGGGCGCGCCGTCCTGGCCGCCACCCTCTACGAGATCGTCGCCGGCAGCTCCGGCGCCGCGGTGATCGGCGTGGACATCCCGCTCGGCATGCTCCCCGACCGCTGGCGGGCCGCCGACACCCTGGCCGCCGACCAGCTCGGCCCGCGCCGCGGCAGCGTCTTCCGGGTGCCGCCCCGGGCGGTCTGGCAGGAGCCCGACTTCGCCTCGGCCAACCGGCTCTGCCGGGAGCTGACCGGCGCCGGGCTCAGCCGGCAGTCCTGGGCGCTGCGGCCCAAGCTGCTGGAGGCGAACGCGATCTGGGAACGGCACCCGGGTCTGCTCTTCGAGGCCCATCCGGAGGTGTCCTTCCGGACCATGGCCGGCGAGCCGTTGCCGCACGCCAAGAAGACCTGGAGCGGGCAGGCACGCCGCCGTGAGCTGCTGGCCCGCAACGGCATCGTGCTGCCGGACAAGCTCGGCCCGGCCGGGCAGGCCCCGCCCGACGACATCCTGGACGCGGCCGCCGTCGCCTGGACCGCCCACCGGGTCGCCACCGGGGCGGCGCTCAGCCACCCCAGCCCACCCGAGGAGGAGAACGGCAGTCGGATCGCGATCTACTACTGA
- a CDS encoding SCO2524 family protein: MKVDPRQQLLEIWRAVIEHSYRDGEWHWGGRDGRNSISDAEQLLCILGPATAIDTFGLDSPGRISEDLLDVLKPLGGVMDGPLALLEAVEAYLTAYTDENNTPIFAAESYFRNPVGADPAELSPEQLAQPVVDSFAISMALSLATIGFAREFRKNLKRRSSRADIDRLVEMASRRLSAAMVGLLRSFTVNIFDVDSRDGRALIRTVNQRGLSTRRIVPMIQQSLEDVRNSLRTITIGSGANLADDLDHPDRLFECGWSWGVVRDAPVIETSEQIGRQLSGRAEPAPYIYFTTVALDAIEALSAPRTQRLGLLNEEQQRLAQGLRLRWDLTQSYWSAIAVPAGSGLRWPLEDIPWQRTTEKESEYFSLHVSSIVVQDLVRKRAGNVDLNRVGRVLQSLADRARITSRVYAGDKSYRLHAPGFPINLGGSGDLDEARLTWVMSDFAPLLLKRTISLAELLGASTMRNEMIDLADDIWDHLDARRLTKTRHGLWDQPRRVFEDFEDTFEDPSWYHTKRITDCLITAAEVIRKPPPRSEPVAALANDLLSEAEHLYDQELLQGSPNSGHAMQAEMQALAAKLERGRSVLDKQPGTAYALANFVLVALDQFAAARSDLDSES; this comes from the coding sequence ATGAAGGTTGATCCCCGGCAGCAGCTTCTGGAGATCTGGCGGGCGGTGATCGAGCACTCGTACCGTGACGGCGAGTGGCATTGGGGCGGTCGCGACGGCCGCAACTCGATCAGCGACGCGGAGCAGTTGCTCTGCATCCTCGGGCCGGCCACCGCGATCGACACGTTCGGTCTGGACTCGCCCGGCCGGATCAGCGAGGACCTGCTGGACGTCCTGAAACCACTCGGCGGCGTGATGGACGGCCCGCTCGCCCTGCTCGAAGCGGTGGAGGCTTACCTCACGGCCTACACGGACGAGAACAACACCCCGATCTTCGCCGCGGAGAGCTACTTCCGAAACCCGGTCGGCGCGGACCCGGCCGAGCTGAGCCCGGAGCAACTGGCCCAGCCGGTCGTCGACTCGTTCGCCATCTCGATGGCGCTGTCGCTGGCCACCATCGGGTTCGCCCGGGAGTTCCGCAAGAACCTGAAACGGCGCAGCTCCCGCGCGGACATCGACCGCCTGGTGGAGATGGCGAGCAGGCGTCTCTCGGCTGCCATGGTGGGCCTGCTGCGCAGTTTCACCGTCAACATCTTCGACGTGGACTCCCGCGACGGCCGCGCCCTCATCCGGACGGTGAACCAGCGCGGGCTCTCCACCCGGCGCATCGTCCCGATGATCCAGCAGTCTCTGGAGGACGTGCGGAACAGCCTGCGCACCATCACGATCGGCTCCGGCGCCAACCTGGCCGATGACCTCGACCATCCGGATCGCCTGTTCGAGTGCGGCTGGAGTTGGGGCGTCGTCCGGGACGCGCCGGTGATCGAGACCAGTGAGCAGATCGGCCGGCAGCTGTCCGGCCGGGCCGAGCCCGCGCCGTACATCTACTTCACGACCGTGGCCCTGGACGCCATCGAGGCACTGTCCGCTCCGCGCACCCAGCGGCTCGGCCTGCTCAACGAGGAGCAGCAACGACTCGCTCAGGGCCTCCGGCTGCGCTGGGACCTGACCCAGTCGTACTGGTCGGCCATCGCCGTGCCGGCCGGCAGCGGACTCCGGTGGCCACTCGAGGACATCCCCTGGCAGCGCACCACCGAGAAGGAGTCGGAGTACTTCTCCCTGCACGTCTCCTCGATCGTGGTGCAGGACCTGGTCCGTAAACGGGCCGGCAACGTCGACCTCAACCGGGTCGGCCGGGTGCTGCAGAGCCTGGCCGACCGGGCCCGGATCACCAGCCGGGTCTACGCCGGCGACAAGAGTTACCGGCTGCACGCCCCCGGCTTCCCGATCAACCTGGGTGGCAGCGGCGATCTCGACGAGGCCCGGCTCACCTGGGTGATGTCGGACTTCGCGCCGTTGCTGCTCAAACGGACGATCAGCCTGGCCGAGTTGCTCGGCGCCTCGACGATGCGTAACGAGATGATCGATCTCGCCGACGACATCTGGGACCATCTGGACGCCCGGCGGCTGACGAAGACCCGGCACGGCCTCTGGGATCAACCTCGCCGGGTCTTCGAGGACTTCGAGGACACGTTCGAGGATCCGTCGTGGTACCACACGAAGCGGATCACCGACTGCCTGATCACCGCGGCCGAGGTCATCCGCAAACCGCCGCCGCGCAGCGAGCCGGTCGCCGCCCTCGCCAACGACCTGCTCAGCGAGGCCGAGCACCTGTACGACCAGGAGCTGCTCCAGGGCTCCCCGAACAGCGGCCACGCGATGCAGGCGGAGATGCAGGCGCTGGCGGCCAAGCTCGAACGCGGGCGCTCGGTCCTCGACAAGCAGCCGGGGACGGCCTATGCCCTCGCCAATTTCGTACTGGTGGCGCTGGACCAGTTCGCGGCGGCCCGTAGCGACCTCGACAGCGAGTCCTGA
- a CDS encoding SCO2523 family variant P-loop protein → MLVFATSDKGGTGRSVTTSNVAYQSALAGYDVCYLDFDFGSPTAGSVFDIDAGRLGVLHGGLHSYLLGEVTEPHRIDVFAETERESVKVRDRHAGKLFLLPGDLGIGEFPSSDGVVSRCTEILELLVSQFHMCFVDLSAGRSYALQMALEAARRLPDVRTRWLVYHRWTKQHVIAAASLVHGRHGILEAGEDLGYNRDELLASLRFVRTALVDPARPGLTSQQSVWIAEWDSRLQAIAESANAGPPWMLHTVPLDPVLQWREQLITAHDVTTIGIANERTAEAFQQLARLLHNDKAWEVR, encoded by the coding sequence ATGCTGGTCTTCGCGACCTCGGACAAGGGCGGCACCGGGCGGTCGGTGACCACCAGCAACGTGGCCTATCAGAGCGCGCTCGCCGGCTACGACGTCTGCTATCTCGACTTCGACTTCGGCTCGCCGACCGCCGGTTCGGTCTTCGACATCGACGCGGGCCGGCTCGGCGTGCTGCACGGCGGGCTGCACTCGTACCTGCTGGGCGAGGTGACCGAGCCACACCGGATCGACGTCTTCGCCGAGACCGAGCGGGAGAGCGTCAAGGTCCGGGACCGCCACGCCGGCAAGTTGTTCCTGCTCCCCGGCGACCTCGGCATCGGTGAGTTCCCGAGCAGCGACGGCGTGGTCAGCCGCTGCACGGAGATACTGGAGTTGCTGGTCAGTCAGTTCCACATGTGTTTCGTCGACCTCAGCGCCGGGCGGTCCTACGCCCTGCAGATGGCGCTGGAGGCCGCGCGCCGGCTGCCTGACGTTCGGACCCGGTGGCTGGTCTATCACCGGTGGACCAAGCAGCACGTCATCGCGGCCGCCTCGCTGGTGCACGGCCGGCACGGCATCCTGGAGGCCGGCGAGGACCTCGGCTACAACCGGGACGAGTTGCTGGCGTCGTTGCGCTTCGTGCGGACCGCCCTGGTCGACCCGGCTCGGCCCGGCCTGACCTCGCAGCAGTCCGTCTGGATCGCCGAGTGGGACAGCCGCCTCCAGGCCATCGCCGAGAGTGCGAACGCCGGACCGCCCTGGATGCTGCACACCGTCCCGCTCGACCCGGTCCTGCAGTGGCGCGAGCAGCTGATCACCGCCCATGACGTGACGACGATCGGTATCGCCAACGAGCGGACCGCCGAGGCGTTCCAGCAACTGGCCCGGCTGCTGCACAACGACAAGGCGTGGGAGGTGCGGTGA
- a CDS encoding glutathione peroxidase, whose protein sequence is MTIFDVKIGALTGGATELDRYRGKVVLVVNVASRCGLTPQYAKLQNLWETHRDRGLVLVGVPCDQFGGQEPGTAEQIDEFCRVNYGVTFPVTEKVEVNGPGRHPLYTELVGDGADISWNFEKFVVAPDGTVAARFEPGTQPDDAELVATIEKLLPH, encoded by the coding sequence ATGACCATCTTCGACGTCAAAATTGGCGCCCTCACCGGTGGCGCGACCGAATTGGACCGTTACCGCGGCAAGGTCGTGCTGGTGGTCAACGTGGCCTCGCGATGCGGACTGACCCCGCAGTACGCGAAGCTACAGAACCTCTGGGAGACCCATCGCGACCGCGGCCTGGTGCTGGTCGGCGTGCCCTGCGACCAGTTCGGCGGTCAGGAGCCCGGCACCGCCGAGCAGATCGACGAGTTCTGCCGGGTCAACTACGGCGTGACCTTCCCGGTGACCGAGAAGGTGGAGGTCAACGGACCGGGCCGGCACCCCCTCTACACCGAGCTCGTCGGCGACGGCGCGGACATCTCGTGGAACTTCGAGAAGTTCGTGGTCGCCCCGGACGGGACCGTCGCGGCCCGGTTCGAACCGGGCACCCAGCCGGACGACGCGGAGCTCGTCGCGACGATCGAGAAGCTGCTGCCGCACTGA